ATGATGATTTACAAAGGCCATGCAGACGGTATGGTTTCGGGTGCTGTAAACACCACCCAACACACATTACGCCCAGCACTTCAATTTATTAAAACCAAACCAGGTGTTAACATTGTTTCGTCTGTATTCTTCATGTGTTTAGAAGATCGCGTTTCCATTTTTGGCGACTGTGCCATTAACCCAAATCCAAATGCCGAACAGTTGGCAGAAATCGCTATTTCATCGGCACAAACCGCGTTAAACTTTGGTGTTGAACCTAAAGTGGCCATGTTATCTTATTCATCAGGTTCATCCGGAAAAGGTGAGCATGTTGATAAAGTTAGGGAAGCAACAGAAATAGCGAAAGCAAAAGCGCCCGAACTTAAAATTGAAGGACCTATTCAATATGATGCGGCTGTAGATATGCGTATTGGTAAAAGTAAATTACCAAACTCTGAAGTTGCCGGTCAAGCCAGCGTACTTATTTTCCCCGATTTAAACACAGGAAACAATACGTACAAAGCCGTACAACGTGAAACTGGCGCATTGGCTATTGGCCCCATGCTACAAGGCCTCAACAAACCCGTTAATGATTTAAGCCGTGGCTGTACTGCAGACGACATTTACAGCACCGTAATTATAACCGCTATTCAAGCTCAAGACTTATAAAAACATGCAAGTACTCGTTTTAAACTCAGGAAGTTCCTCTTTAAAATTTCAACTTTTTTCAATGCCCGAAAAAACCATTTTGTGCTCGGGTTTAATTGAACGTATTGGATTAGATGATGGTAAATTTACGTTCAAAACCAATGGTAAAAAAATAGAGACAACTACTTCAATACCCAACCATAAAACCGGACTAAAGCTTTTGTCCGATCAATTATTGGATAAAGAAACAGGCGTTATTGCTTCTTCAGATGAAATTGATATTGTTGGGCATCGTGTGGTTCACGGTGGAAAACATTTTAGCGACACCACCGAAATCACCAAAGAGGTAAAAGATAAAATAAAAGCACTATCAACATTGGCACCTTTGCACAATCCACCCAATTTAGAAGGTATTGAAGTGGCCGAAGAAATTTTCCCTCATGCCAAACAAGTAGCGGTTTTCGATACAGCGTTCCATCAATCTATCCCAGAGCATGTTTATAAATATGCTATTCCAAATGAATTTTCAGACAAATACAACATCCGACTTTACGGATTTCATGGCACTAGCCACAAATTTGTTTCAGAAAAGGCTATTGAATATCTGGAAAAACCGAAATCAAAAATCATTACCATACATTTAGGAAATGGCTGTAGCATGACTGCAGTAAAAGACGGAAAAAGTGTTGACCACTCTATGGGCTTTTCGCCGTTGGGCGGACTGATAATGGGCACGCGCTCTGGCGACATTGATCCCGCATTTGCTTTCTATTTAGCCGATAAATTAAACTACGACCTTAACGATGTAAACACCCTCTTGTTAAAGAAAAGTGGTATGCTGGGCTTAACAGGTTTTAGCGATTTAAGGGATATTATAGACGAAGCTGACAAAGGCATCAAACAATGTGAACTAGCTTTACAAATGAACGCCTACCGCATAAAAAAATATATTGGAAGCTACGCCGCTATTTTAAACGGCTTGGATGCCATTGTATTTACTGCTGGAATTGGTGAAAATTCTAGTTTAATACGTGAATTGGTATGTCAAGATTTAGATTTCTTGGGTATTGAATTAGACAAGGAAGAAAATAAAATCCGTGCTAACGGCACACATGATATAAGCAGTAAAAACTCAAAAACTAAAATACTGGTTATTCCAACAAATGAAGAGTTGGAAATAGCCAAACAGTCAGTCAGGTTATTCGAAAATTAACCGACCTTTATAAAGTTCTTGAACATCAACAGTGGGCGGCTCGTTAACCGAAATAACGTCGCCCACTCCTCTAATTGTTCCTTTTAGTTCTTGTTGGGGGTTAACTATCATATCATTTGAGCTTCTGTTATCTACAAAAACATTCTGAGCCACAAGGCTCTGGCCTTCAAAACGTGAATTCCCTGCTGCAAAACGCACCGACAAGTTATCTGTCGCTCCTGAAATATGGCAAACCGACAAGTTATTGAACACTACCGAAAAATTGCTATTATCAATTTCCAATCTAAAATCGCCAATGGTAAAAGAATCGGGCGCTCCAAAATCTTCAGAAAGAATCATTAAATCAGGATAGGTTAAAACACCTTCCGAACTAACATCGTACTGCGTTGAACTTCGTATTTGCGTGATATTTGGAGAGCTAACAAATACTTTTGTAGTACCATATTCGCGTATGTAATTACAGCTGTTATTATCGGTTAAAATGAGTTCATTCTTAATAACCTCTGCCGTAACATCGTTCATTAAATTTTTCCCTGTTTCAATAACAACTTGCTGTTCTGTACCTTCAGAAATTATCAATTCAACATCACGATTCACCAAAATTTTATTAAAAGTGCTTAAGTCCACTTCCTTTTGAACAATCGCGCCAGTTTTTTGAAAACAGTCACCAGCATTTTCGCTATCACACGACAACAATACTATTAAACCGAATATGTAAATTAACTTTTTCATCATTACAAGCGTACACCAATACCCAATTCAACACCTTCGGCTCGAGCGCCATGCGACTTTAAGGATAACACTCCAAACCATTTTTTATTTATGTAACGTTTTAACCCTAACCTAAAATAGGTTCTTCCTTCAAAATCAAACGGATAATACACATAATAGCCCAATTGGGTGATTAACGATATCTTATTTATAAACAACTCGTGCCCCGCAAATACGCCAACGCGTTTGTAATCTTCATCACCCGAGACTTTTTTTTCAGGAAAGGCGACACTTTCGTAATAAATTAATTCTTTTAAAAAGTTTGAAAAAAACACTTCGGCACCAAACTGCAAAGCGCTCGATTTATTAATACGCTTATCAGCAAAAACAGAGCCGACGTACATGGCAAATTGCCCGCTGTCAATAATGTCGCTTTCGTTAATTCCACTTCTAAAAACTAAATTATATTTTATGGGTTCCGAAAAGGCTCGATCATCTTTTTTATCAATCGTATTTTGGTATTCGGGGACATCTTTGTCCAAACTATAATTCAACCCGACATTAAGAGTTACAGAATTTGTTCCGTTGTTGGGGGAGGTTACATTAGCGTTGGAATAGTGAATTAATGAAAAACCTGCTTGTAAACCAAACTTATTAAATAGCCTTTCCTTTTTATAATTGAGCATCACATACGTACTGCTCATAAAGGTCGAACCAAAGGCTACATTTTTATAATTGTTTTCTTTATGGTAAGGGTTGGTATTGTAGGCTAGCCCCTGCCCGATTCGGAACATCAAATTTCTTTTGAAAAAGTAAAAATTGTAGTGCGCATAAAGCGAATAGTTATTCCCCAGCACATCATTTTTTAAATTTTGATATGCGAACGACACCCCATAATCGGGATAGTTAAATCGTTGTTCCCACGCCTCAAATCCGTATGTTTTTTTGTTCCAACCTATAATAGCGCCTTCTGGATGTCCTTTTATTAAATGCAGAATCTCATTATTGTGCAAAGCGATATTACCTCTAAAATAATTAACATCTACATACGTTGTATGCGTTTTATCTTGAGCCAAAACAATACCGAAACAAAAAAATAAAGCGTAGGTATAAAATAACTTCATGATGGGCTTTCTATACCACAAATGTAAAGGAATATTTAGAACAACGCCGAAGCAATAGATTGAATGTTATCACTTTTGCCCATAGAATAATAGTGTAATACGGGCACACCAAAATCTAACAATTCTTTGGATTGCTGAATGGCAAATTCAATACCCACCTGTCGAACAGCTTTGTTGTCTTTACAATCCTCAACCGCGTCGATTAAATCTTGAGGCAAATCTATTTTAAAAACCTGCGGCAACAATTGTAAATGACGCTTAACGGCCAATGGTTTTATACCCGGAATAATAGGCACATTAATGCCCTTTTCGCGAGCTTTTTTTACAAAATCGAAATATTTTTGATTATCGAAAAACATTTGGGTAACCACATAATCGGCACCAGCATCAACCTTTGCTTTTAAACGCTTTAAATCGGTTTCTAACGACGGGGCTTCCATGTGTTTTTCTGGATAACCAGCCACGCCAATGCAAAAATCCGACTTATGCTCTACCTCAATATTATCATGCAAATATTGCCCTTTATTAAGGTTTGCAATCTGCTCAACCAATTCGCTAGCAAAAGCATTTCCTCCTTTTGATGGTTTAAAATACGCCTCATCTTTCATCGAATCGCCACGTAAGGCCATAACGTTATCCAACCCCAAATAATGGCAATCCACCAAAACGTATTCGGTCTCTTCTTTGGTAAACCCACCGCACAATAAATGTGGAATGGCATCAACCTTATACTTATGCATAATAGACGCACAAATACCTACCGTTCCCGGACGCATACGCGTAATACGCTTATCCAACAAGCCATCGCCTCGGTCAATATAAACGTACTCTTCACGCGATGTTGTTACATCTATAAATGGCGGATTAAACTCCATTAACGGATCTATATTGTCGTATAAATCCTGAATATTCTTACCTTTTTTTGGTGGTATAACTTCAAACGAAAATAAAGTCTTTCCGTTAGCATTCTTTATGTGGTCTGTTACTTTCATTTCCTTAAATCTCCAATAGAGACTTCTTTTTTATTACTTTTTCTTTTACTTATCTTTCATGGCGTTACCCTTCCAACTACTTCGCCTAAGCTTGGGTCGGGCTATCCATTACAAGTCCTCGCTATCGCTGTGGGCTTTCCACTACCATCCCTAACGCACCACTCACCACTGTTATACAATGCTGAAACACACTTCAACTGCGCTCAGCATAGGAGTTCAGTATAACACCTTTAATCAGCGATATTGGCGTGCAACCATTTTCTGGCCACCTCTTTTTTTATGCCTTTTCTGGTAGCATAATCGGTCACTTGGTCATCGGTAATTTTACCCAATCCAAAATATTTGGCTTCAGCATTAGCAAAATAATATCCCGAAACCGCTGCTGCTGGCCACATCGCTAAACTTTCCGTTAGTTTAACACCTATTAGTTTTTCTACCTCCAACAGCTCCCAAATGGTTTCTTTTTCCAAATGGTCTGGACACGCTGGGTATCCTGGCGCCGGACGAATACCTTTATAGCTTTCTTTTATTAATTCGACATTACTCAAATCTTCATTTGCAGCATACCCCCAATGTTTGGTTCGTATTTGTTGGTGTAAATATTCAGCAAAAGCTTCAGCAAACCTGTCGGCTATGGCTTGAGCCATAATGGCATTGTAATCGTCATGCCTTTCCTTGTAACTATCTGCCAATTCTTGTGCTCCAAAAATACCCACGCAAAATGCTCCTACATAATCCGTTTTTTCTGTGTCCTCTGGTGCTATAAAATCGGCCAAAGCATGATTTGGTATCCCCTCTCGCTTGCTTAATTGCTGACGTAAAGTTCTAAAAACAGCAATTTCCTTGCCTTTTTTCTTGACTAAAATATCATCATCATTTATAGAATTCGCCTCAAACAAACCAAAAACAGCTTTAGGTTTTAAGGATTGTTTAGCTATAATGTCTTCTATCATTACTTGGGCCTCATTGTACATAAGCGTCGCTTGCTCGCCAACCACCTTATCTTTTAAAATATCAGGAAATTTACCGTGCAAATCCCAACTTCTAAAAAACGGACTCCAATCAATAAACGGCAACAGCTCCTTTAAACTCAATTGCTTAAGCACTTGTACGCCCATTTCGTTGGGTTTTACTATTTCAGTGGATTCCCAATCAATTTTATATTTTCTTTTTCGGGCTTCTTCAATTGAAATATATGATTTTTCCTTTCCTCGTTTTAAAAACTTAGTTCGGAATTCGTCATAATCCTTTTTCAATTTCGCCACATATTCGTGCGATGTTTTCTTGTTCAGCAAATCACCCACAACGGTTACGGCTCTAGAGGCGTCGTTTACATGCACCACCGCATTTTTGTATTGGGTATCAATTTTTACAGCCGTGTGTGCTTTTGAGGTTGTTGCTCCACCAATAAGCAATGGCAATTCAAATTTTTGACGTTGCATCTCTTTAGCGAGGTACACCATTTCATCTAAAGAAGGCGTAATCAACCCCGAAAGCCCAATAGCATCAACACGCTCTTTTATGGCTGTTTCAATAATTTTTTCGGGTGGTACCATAACGCCCAAATCAACAATTTCGTAATTGTTACAGGCCAACACCACACTAACAATATTTTTACCTATATCGTGTACATCGCCCTTTACAGTGGCCATTAAAATTTTACCAACGGGCTCTGATTTATCGGATTTCTCGGCCTCAATAAAGGGGTTAAGATAGGCTACGGCTTTTTTCATAACACGAGCCGATTTTACTACCTGCGGTAAAAACATTTTCCCGGCACCAAACAAATCACCAACCACATCCATACCTATCATCAAGTGGCCTTCAATGACCTCAATGGGCTTATCTGCCTCTTGCCTAGCCTGCTCCACATCTTCAATAATATAGGCATCAACACCTTTTACCAAAGCGTGGGTAATTCGGTCTTGTAGCGGATTTTCTCGCCAAGACAAATCCACCGTTTTTTCGGCTTTTGTACCTTTAATGGTTTCAGCAAACTCCAGTAAACGTTCGGTAGCATCGTCCCGTCTATCTAAGATTACATCCTCGATATATTCGAGCAAATCTTTTGGAATATCGTCATAAACCTCTAGCATGGCCGGGTTCACAATACCCATATTCATCCCTGCTTGAATAGCATAATATAAAAATACCGAGTGCATCGCCTCACGCACAATATTGTTTCCACGGAACGAAAACGAGACGTTACTAACCCCGCCACTTACGCTTACATTGGGCAAGTTTTCACGAACCCAACGGGTAGCCTCAATAAAATCAATCGCATTTTTTCGGTGCTCTTCCATGCCCGTGGCCACGGGGAAGACGTTTAAATCGAAAATAATATCTTCGGAAGGAAAACCAACTTTATTCACCAAAATATCATAGGAGCGTTTGGCTATTTCAATACGGCGCTCATAATTATCGGCTTGTCCTACCTCATCGAAGGCCATAACGATAACAGCAGCACCGTAGCGTAAAATCTGCTTGGCTTCCCATATGAATTTTTCTTCGCCTTCTTTGAGTGAAATGGAATTTACAACACATTTTCCTTGCACTACTTGTAGCCCCGCTTCAATAATTTCCCATTTAGAGCTATCAATCATTATTGGCACCCGACAAATATCGGGCTCAGCAGCAATGAGATTTAAAAACTTCACCATAGCGGCTTTACCATCTATGAGTCCGTCGTCAAAATTCACATCTACAATCTGGGCACCACCATCCACTTGGTGACGAGCGATATCAAGGGCTTCGTCGAACTTTTCTTCTTTGATCAACCGAAGAAATTTTCGCGACCCCGCTACATTAGTTCGTTCTCCTACATTGATAAAATTGCTGTTTTCGTTTAAGACCAAAGGTTCTAAACCAGACAATTTCATATATTTTGTTTGTTTCACTTTCATTACCTTTCTTCCATTCTATTGAGATGCCGAAATAAGTTCAGCATACTGACGTGGCTTATATTTTGCTGCTATTTTTGCAATGACTTTTATATGTTCTGGTGAAGTACCACAACATCCACCTATAATATTGATTAAGTTTTTCTTTAAGTATTCTTCTATTTGCTCACCCATTTCTTCTGGAGTTTCATCGTATTCTCCAAATGCATTTGGTAACCCTGCATTAGGGTGTGCCGAGATGGCAAAGTCAGTTTTATTGGCAATGGCCTCTAAGTGAGGCTGCAATAAATTGGCTCCCAAGGCACAGTTAAAACCTATAGATAGCAACGGGATATGCGATACCGAAATTAAAAAAGCTTCTGCTGTTTGCCCTGAAAGTGTTCTTCCAGATGCATCGGTTATGGTCCCACTCAACATAATTGGAATATCCATATTTCGCTCTTCCTTAACCTGCTCGATGGCAAACAGGGCTGCTTTTGCATTTAAGGTATCAAAAACGGTTTCAACCAACAATAAATCTATACCTCCGTCAACCAAGGCTTCTACCTGTTGTTTGTAAGCCACTCGCAACTCATCAAATGTTACCGCTCTATAACCTGGGTCATTAACATCGGGGGACATGCTTGCGGTACGGTTGGTTGGTCCTATTGATCCCGCAACAAAACGCGGTTTGTTTGGTTCTTTTGCCGTAAATTCCTCAGCAATTTCTTTTGCTATTTTTGCCGATTGATAATTCAGTTCATAAACCAAATCTTCCATCTGGTAATCAGCCATTGCAATGGTTGTTCCAGAAAAGGTATTGGTTTCAACAATATCAGCACCTGCTTCAAAATACTTGGCGTGAATGGTTTTTATGGCTTCTGGCTGCGTTATTGACAACAAATCGTTATTGCCCTGTAACGGCACAGGAAAATCTTTAAAACGCTCGCCTCGAAAATCGTCTTCAGTAAACTTATAGGCTTGTAACATGGTACCCATAGCACCATCTAAAACTAAAATTCGTTCTTTTAAAGCTTCTTTGATGTTTGACATTTTTGATATTATTTTAAGCATATAATATCATCAAGAAAAGTAAAAATACTATTCGTTATCTGTCCGCAAAACACCTGAACAAAATTCAGGACAAGCGGTAGAACGTAGCACCTTCTTTACGAGTTAAAGGGTTGCCAAGGTTTCACCGGGTCTAATCCCTCTACCTTTCTTGATAACACTACTATATGAATGAACTCTTTGTTCTTTAATTTGAAACGCAAAAATAGTGACTATATTTTTGTTTTCCTATTTTATTGAACACTCTCTTCTCTACTCAAATAAGGTAGATGACAAATACCTATCGCCGCGATCACAAATTATTG
This genomic stretch from Flavobacteriaceae bacterium GSB9 harbors:
- a CDS encoding acetate kinase, with product MQVLVLNSGSSSLKFQLFSMPEKTILCSGLIERIGLDDGKFTFKTNGKKIETTTSIPNHKTGLKLLSDQLLDKETGVIASSDEIDIVGHRVVHGGKHFSDTTEITKEVKDKIKALSTLAPLHNPPNLEGIEVAEEIFPHAKQVAVFDTAFHQSIPEHVYKYAIPNEFSDKYNIRLYGFHGTSHKFVSEKAIEYLEKPKSKIITIHLGNGCSMTAVKDGKSVDHSMGFSPLGGLIMGTRSGDIDPAFAFYLADKLNYDLNDVNTLLLKKSGMLGLTGFSDLRDIIDEADKGIKQCELALQMNAYRIKKYIGSYAAILNGLDAIVFTAGIGENSSLIRELVCQDLDFLGIELDKEENKIRANGTHDISSKNSKTKILVIPTNEELEIAKQSVRLFEN
- a CDS encoding DUF2807 domain-containing protein, coding for MKKLIYIFGLIVLLSCDSENAGDCFQKTGAIVQKEVDLSTFNKILVNRDVELIISEGTEQQVVIETGKNLMNDVTAEVIKNELILTDNNSCNYIREYGTTKVFVSSPNITQIRSSTQYDVSSEGVLTYPDLMILSEDFGAPDSFTIGDFRLEIDNSNFSVVFNNLSVCHISGATDNLSVRFAAGNSRFEGQSLVAQNVFVDNRSSNDMIVNPQQELKGTIRGVGDVISVNEPPTVDVQELYKGRLIFE
- a CDS encoding acyloxyacyl hydrolase codes for the protein MKLFYTYALFFCFGIVLAQDKTHTTYVDVNYFRGNIALHNNEILHLIKGHPEGAIIGWNKKTYGFEAWEQRFNYPDYGVSFAYQNLKNDVLGNNYSLYAHYNFYFFKRNLMFRIGQGLAYNTNPYHKENNYKNVAFGSTFMSSTYVMLNYKKERLFNKFGLQAGFSLIHYSNANVTSPNNGTNSVTLNVGLNYSLDKDVPEYQNTIDKKDDRAFSEPIKYNLVFRSGINESDIIDSGQFAMYVGSVFADKRINKSSALQFGAEVFFSNFLKELIYYESVAFPEKKVSGDEDYKRVGVFAGHELFINKISLITQLGYYVYYPFDFEGRTYFRLGLKRYINKKWFGVLSLKSHGARAEGVELGIGVRL
- the metF gene encoding methylenetetrahydrofolate reductase [NAD(P)H], whose protein sequence is MKVTDHIKNANGKTLFSFEVIPPKKGKNIQDLYDNIDPLMEFNPPFIDVTTSREEYVYIDRGDGLLDKRITRMRPGTVGICASIMHKYKVDAIPHLLCGGFTKEETEYVLVDCHYLGLDNVMALRGDSMKDEAYFKPSKGGNAFASELVEQIANLNKGQYLHDNIEVEHKSDFCIGVAGYPEKHMEAPSLETDLKRLKAKVDAGADYVVTQMFFDNQKYFDFVKKAREKGINVPIIPGIKPLAVKRHLQLLPQVFKIDLPQDLIDAVEDCKDNKAVRQVGIEFAIQQSKELLDFGVPVLHYYSMGKSDNIQSIASALF
- the metH gene encoding methionine synthase, with the protein product MKVKQTKYMKLSGLEPLVLNENSNFINVGERTNVAGSRKFLRLIKEEKFDEALDIARHQVDGGAQIVDVNFDDGLIDGKAAMVKFLNLIAAEPDICRVPIMIDSSKWEIIEAGLQVVQGKCVVNSISLKEGEEKFIWEAKQILRYGAAVIVMAFDEVGQADNYERRIEIAKRSYDILVNKVGFPSEDIIFDLNVFPVATGMEEHRKNAIDFIEATRWVRENLPNVSVSGGVSNVSFSFRGNNIVREAMHSVFLYYAIQAGMNMGIVNPAMLEVYDDIPKDLLEYIEDVILDRRDDATERLLEFAETIKGTKAEKTVDLSWRENPLQDRITHALVKGVDAYIIEDVEQARQEADKPIEVIEGHLMIGMDVVGDLFGAGKMFLPQVVKSARVMKKAVAYLNPFIEAEKSDKSEPVGKILMATVKGDVHDIGKNIVSVVLACNNYEIVDLGVMVPPEKIIETAIKERVDAIGLSGLITPSLDEMVYLAKEMQRQKFELPLLIGGATTSKAHTAVKIDTQYKNAVVHVNDASRAVTVVGDLLNKKTSHEYVAKLKKDYDEFRTKFLKRGKEKSYISIEEARKRKYKIDWESTEIVKPNEMGVQVLKQLSLKELLPFIDWSPFFRSWDLHGKFPDILKDKVVGEQATLMYNEAQVMIEDIIAKQSLKPKAVFGLFEANSINDDDILVKKKGKEIAVFRTLRQQLSKREGIPNHALADFIAPEDTEKTDYVGAFCVGIFGAQELADSYKERHDDYNAIMAQAIADRFAEAFAEYLHQQIRTKHWGYAANEDLSNVELIKESYKGIRPAPGYPACPDHLEKETIWELLEVEKLIGVKLTESLAMWPAAAVSGYYFANAEAKYFGLGKITDDQVTDYATRKGIKKEVARKWLHANIAD
- a CDS encoding homocysteine S-methyltransferase family protein; translated protein: MSNIKEALKERILVLDGAMGTMLQAYKFTEDDFRGERFKDFPVPLQGNNDLLSITQPEAIKTIHAKYFEAGADIVETNTFSGTTIAMADYQMEDLVYELNYQSAKIAKEIAEEFTAKEPNKPRFVAGSIGPTNRTASMSPDVNDPGYRAVTFDELRVAYKQQVEALVDGGIDLLLVETVFDTLNAKAALFAIEQVKEERNMDIPIMLSGTITDASGRTLSGQTAEAFLISVSHIPLLSIGFNCALGANLLQPHLEAIANKTDFAISAHPNAGLPNAFGEYDETPEEMGEQIEEYLKKNLINIIGGCCGTSPEHIKVIAKIAAKYKPRQYAELISASQ